The Prunus persica cultivar Lovell chromosome G7, Prunus_persica_NCBIv2, whole genome shotgun sequence genome has a segment encoding these proteins:
- the LOC18771679 gene encoding uncharacterized membrane protein C776.05: MSNNEEPVEETNGDSFHIVKQGLKDRSKKVAQTKEILSKQAVQTREILSKQAVKIAKQAEEHEKFINKVTHLVGVLGFGGFCFLLGARPQDIRYVYCLFYVIFVPLRWIYYRFKKWHYYLLDFCYYANTIFLVDLLLYPRNEKFFMVCFSFAEGPLAWALIVWRCSLVFSSLDKIVSVLIHLLPGLVFFTIRWWDPATFAAMHPEGTSRRASWPYVEDKSYLWVWLFWVPLFAYTLWQALYFLIVNVLRRQRLLRDPEVMTSYRELSKKAQKANNVWWRLSGLLGDQNRLLMFILLQAVFTVATMALTVPIFLSYELHVVFQILKVSASVWNGGSFLLEVMPRQVILKEKKKLEVQPVQTERDQSTDDDGGTNYSAEASSPN, translated from the exons ATGTCCAATAACGAAGAGCCCGTGGAGGAAACAAATGGGGATTCATTTCACATAGTGAAGCAGGGTTTGAAAGATCGATCTAAG AAAGTGGCTCAAACCAAAGAGATTTTGTCGAAACAAGCGGTTCAGACCAGAGAGATCCTTTCAAAACAGGCTGTTAAGATCGCCAAACAAGCTGAAGAACACGAAAAGTTCATCAACAAG GTGACGCATCTTGTGGGGGTCCTCgggtttggtggcttttgcTTCCTCTTAGGAGCAA GACCCCAAGATATTCGATATGTGTATTGTTTGTTCTATGTAATCTTTGTTCCTCTTCGTTGGATATACTATCGGTTCAAGAAATGGCACTACTATCTTTTG GACTTTTGCTACTATGCCAATACGATCTTTTTGGTTGACCTCCTTCTTTATCCAAGGAATGAAAAGTTTTTCATGGTTTGCTTCTCATTTGCTGAG GGACCATTAGCATGGGCATTGATTGTTTGGCGTTGTAGCTTGGTGTTTAGTTCTCTTGACAAAATAGTTAGTGTCCTCATACATCTTTTACCTG GGTTAGTTTTCTTCACCATTCGATGGTGGGATCCAGCCACTTTTGCAGCCATGCATCCAGAAGGAACTTCTCGCAGAGCTTCGTGGCCTTATGTAGAAGACAAATCCTACCTTTGGGTGTGGTTGTTTTGGGTGCCCTTGTTTGCTTACACCTTATGGCAGGCTTTGTATTTTCTCATTGTCAATGTTTTACGCCGACAAAGGCTCTTAAGAGATCCTGAAGTCATGACTTCTTATAG GGAACTGTCAAAGAAGGCACAGAAAGCAAACAATGTATGGTGGCGCCTAAGCGGTTTGCTTGGGGATCAAAATCGCTTGCTTATGTTTATTCTGCTTCAAGCCGTCTTTACTGTGGCAACCATGGCGCTCACAGTCCCTATCTTCTTGTCATATGAATTGCATGTAGTTTTCCAAATACTCAAGGTTTCTGCATCTGTATGGAATGGAGGGAGTTTCTTGCTAGAGGTAATGCCTCGGCAAGTGATTctcaaggagaagaagaaattagaaGTTCAACCAGTGCAAACTGAGCGAGACCAATCAACGGACGATGATGGAGGGACCAATTATTCTGCCGAGGCATCCAGTCCTAACTAA
- the LOC18771815 gene encoding protein PLASTID MOVEMENT IMPAIRED 1-RELATED 1 yields MLSNLDGGRKRGGDSGNGKLLNEIETISKALYVDKNPSRSSIPAGSNPSGSIGKSRVPDPKSKPKSVGENLLAKEKRSFWNWKPLKAFSHIRNRRFNCCFSLQVHSIEGLPSALNEISLCVHWKRRDGIFVTNPVKVVQGTAKFEEKLTHTCSVYGSRSGPHHSAKYEAKHFLLYASVFGAPELDLGKHRIDLTRLLPLTLEELEEEKSSGNWTTSFRLSGKAKGGSLNVSFGYTVLGDNPSATENSQNVPEVLTSRQNNSSMATTAGMKYGQVDSRSSIRRAGTLPKQRSRASSQSVEDIKDLHEVLPISRSELSSSVNTLYQKFDEEEKSDTPVDYKPELDVCTEHLEAVKTNPFPSPDCGQKVENGCENDFSVVEQGIELPANELKESEVITQATDASPAETLFSETTSSVQVAVEGETKLESQVEEKGSYTDDLVVCEFTSREDDLCTKESLMKELESALDIVSDLERAALESPEDKRSCVEGNRMKMMGRSHSLDEVTESVANEFLSMLGMEHSPFSLSSESDPESPRERLLRQFEQEALAGGFSLFNFEDIGNGDQAECGYAGSTESGWENLSDSFELSSVIQAAEEEHQIATQEVRSKEKAKMLEDLETESLMLEWGLNEMAFQHSPPKSSASFGSPIDLPAEEPLDLPPLGEGLGPFLQTKNGGFLRSMNPSLFSNAKSGGNLIMQVSSPVVVPAEMGSGVIEILQHLASVGIEKLSMQANKLMPLEDITGKTMEQVAWEAVPALEGPRSQRECLMQHESVGQDTSDGVTRAKGILSGPKSNKFNSSAAGNEMGLEYVSLEDLAPLAMDKIEALSIEGLRIQSGMSDADAPSNINAQSVAEIAALQGKGVNVGESLGLEGAAGLQLLDIKDSGNDVDGLMGLSLTLDEWLKLDSGEIDDEDHISERTSKILAAHHANSLDMIRGGSKGERRRGKGASRKCGLLGNNFTVALMVQLRDPLRNYEPVGAPMLSLVQVERVFLPPKPKIYSTVSELRCSNEEDDDSESVGKEKIKEERKDEKSSEVEAVPQFRITEVHVAGLKTEPDKKKPWGTASQKQSGSRWLLANGMGKNNKHPFLKSKAVPKSSAPATTKVQPGDTLWSISSRVHGTGEKWKELAALNPHIRNPNVIFPNETIRLC; encoded by the exons ATGCTGTCAAACTTGGACGGTGGAAGGAAGAGGGGTGGGGATTCGGGTAATGGGAAATTGTTGAATGAGATTGAGACTATAAGCAAAGCCTTATACGTAGATAAAAACCCCTCTAGGAGTTCAATTCCTGCGGGAAGTAACCCTTCAGGATCTATAGGAAAGTCCCGCGTACCTGATCCAAAATCAAAGCCTAAATCTGTTGGTGAAAACTTGTTAGCTAAAGAGAAGAGGTCCTTTTGGAATTGGAAGCCCTTGAAGGCTTTTTCCCATATCCGAAACCGTAGGTTTAACTGCTGCTTCTCTCTTCAAGTCCATTCCATTGAAGGGTTGCCCTCCGCTTTGAATGAAATTAGTCTTTGTGTACATTGGAAGAGGCGGGATGGAATTTTCGTTACTAATCCAGTAAAGGTTGTTCAAGGCACGGCCAAATTTGAAGAGAAGTTGACCCACACGTGCTCAGTATATGGTAGTAGGAGTGGACCCCACCATTCAGCAAAGTATGAGGCAAAGCATTTTTTGCTATATGCTTCTGTGTTTGGTGCACCAGAACTTGATCTGGGGAAGCATAGAATTGATCTCACCAGGTTGCTTCCTCTGACATTGGAGGAGTTAGAGGAGGAGAAAAGCTCAGGGAACTGGACAACGAGTTTTAGATTATCAGGAAAGGCTAAAGGTGGTTCATTGAATGTTAGTTTTGGGTATACAGTGCTGGGGGATAATCCCAGTGCAACAGAAAATAGCCAGAATGTTCCTGAGGTGTTGACTTCGAGGCAGAATAACTCGAGTATGGCAACAACAGCAGGCATGAAATATGGCCAGGTTGATAGCAGGAGCAGTATAAGGCGTGCTGGAACTCTTCCTAAACAGCGGTCACGGGCCTCATCTCAATCCGTAGAGGACATAAAGGATCTTCATGAGGTTTTGCCTATATCAAGGTCGGAACTTTCCAGTTCGGTGAATACACTTTATCAGAAATTTGACGAAGAAGAGAAGTCAGATACTCCAGTTGATTATAAGCCTGAACTTGATGTGTGCACAGAGCATCTTGAAGCAGTGAAAACAAATCCCTTCCCTTCACCTGATTGTGGTCAAAAAGTAGAAAATGGGTGTGAAAATGATTTTTCTGTAGTTGAACAGGGCATAGAATTACCAGCAAATGAACTGAAAGAATCAGAAGTTATTACACAGGCTACTGATGCTTCTCCAGCCGAAACCCTTTTTTCTGAAACCACCAGCAGTGTACAGGTAGCAGTTGAAGGTGAAACTAAGCTTGAATCCCAGGTTGAGGAAAAAGGTAGTTATACAGATGACCTTGTGGTATGTGAGTTCACTTCCAGAGAAGATGACTTATGCACTAAAGAATCACTCATGAAAGAACTAGAGTCAGCTTTAGATATTGTGTCAGATCTGGAGAGAGCAGCACTAGAATCACCTGAAGACAAAAGAAGTTGCGTGGAAGGTAATCGAATGAAAATGATGGGGAGGTCGCATAGCTTGGATGAGGTTACAGAATCTGTTGCAAATGAGTTCTTGAGCATGCTAGGGATGGAGCATAGTCCATTTTCCTTGAGTTCTGAGAGTGATCCCGAGTCTCCAAGAGAGCGTCTGCTAAGACAATTTGAGCAGGAAGCCCTTGCTGgaggtttttctttatttaattttgaggACATAGGCAATGGTGACCAAGCAGAATGTGGCTACGCAGGTTCAACTGAGTCTGGTTGGGAGAACTTATCTGATAGTTTTGAACTTTCGTCTGTGATTCAAGCTGCCGAGGAAGAACATCAGATAGCAACTCAAGAAGTAAGGAGTaaagaaaaggccaaaatGTTAGAGGACTTGGAGACGGAATCATTAATGCTTGAGTGGGGCTTGAATGAGATGGCCTTTCAACATTCGCCACCAAAAAGTTCTGCTAGTTTTGGAAGTCCAATAGATTTGCCTGCTGAAGAACCACTTGATTTGCCTCCTCTTGGAGAAGGGTTAGGTCCTTTTCTTCAGACAAAGAATGGAGGGTTTTTGCGGTCCATGAATCCCTCACTTTTCAGCAATGCCAAAAGTGGTGGGAACTTGATCATGCAGGTTTCCAGTCCAGTTGTGGTACCGGCAGAAATGGGTTCTGGGGTAATTGAGATATTGCAGCATTTGGCATCAGTAGGAATTGAGAAGCTTTCAATGCAGGCAAACAAGTTAATGCCCTTGGAAGATATCACTGGAAAGACAATGGAACAAGTAGCATGGGAAGCTGTGCCTGCCTTGGAAGGACCTCGGAGTCAGAG GGAATGCTTGATGCAACATGAATCAGTTGGGCAAGATACATCAGATGGGGTAACAAGAGCTAAAGGAATTTTATCTGGGCCTAAGTCTAATAAGTTTAATTCAAGTGCAGCAGGCAATGAGATGGGCTTAGAATATGTTTCTCTAGAAGATCTTGCTCCTTTAGCCATGGATAAAATTGAAGCACTTTCAATTGAGGGGTTGAGAATACAATCTGGGATGTCAGATGCGGATGCACCTTCAAATATCAATGCACAGTCTGTTGCGGAAATTGCAGCTCTCCAGGGCAAGGGTGTTAACGTTGGTGAATCTCTTGGTCTGGAGGGAGCTGCTGGATTGCAATTGCTAGACATAAAAGACAGTGGTAATGATGTTGACGGACTAATGGGCCTCTCATTAACTCTTGATGAATGGTTGAAACTTGATTCCGGCGAAATTGATGATGAAGATCATATTAGTGAGCGGACTTCTAAAATCCTTGCGGCTCATCATGCGAACTCTTTGGACATGATTCGTGGAGGGTCgaagggagagagaaggcGTGGAAAAGGAGCTAGCAGAAAGTGTGGTTTATTGGGGAACAATTTCACAGTAGCATTGATGGTGCAACTTCGAGATCCACTACGAAACTATGAGCCTGTTGGGGCACCAATGCTTTCTCTTGTTCAAGTAGAGAGAGTGTTCCTCCCACCAAAGCCAAAAATATACAGCACGGTTTCAGAACTAAGGTGCAGTAATGAAGAGGATGATGACTCGGAGTCagttgggaaagaaaaaataaaggaggAGAGGAAAGATGAGAAATCTTCTGAAGTGGAAGCTGTTCCTCAATTTAGAATCACTGAAGTCCATGTTGCAGGTCTGAAAACTGAACCAGACAAAAAGAAGCCATGGGGTACTGCAAGTCAGAAACAGTCTGGTTCCCGTTGGTTGCTTGCTAATGGAATGGGGAAAAACAATAAGCATCCATTTCTGAAGTCAAAAGCTGTTCCTAAATCTTCTGCTCCAGCAACAACAAAGGTTCAGCCGGGTGATACCTTGTGGAGCATTTCATCTCGCGTTCATGGAACTGgagaaaaatggaaggaattgGCAGCACTAAATCCACATATAAGAAACCCCAATGTTATTTTTCCGAATGAGACGATTAGATTGTGCTGA
- the LOC18769324 gene encoding PHD finger protein ALFIN-LIKE 4, whose protein sequence is MEGRGGGAGAPYSPRTVDEVFRDFKGRRAGMIKALSTDVEDFYEQCDPEKENLCLYGFPNEEWEVNLPAEEVPPELPEPALGINFARDGMQEKDFLSLVAVHSDAWLLSVAFYFGARFGFDKADRKRLFTMMNDLPTIFEVVTGSAKKQSKEKSSVTTNQSIHRPKSSSKGRGSDSSKQSKMIPKDEDEGMDEEDDDDHSDTLCGACGENYASDEFWICCDICEKWFHGKCVKITPARAEHIKHYKCPSCSNKRVRP, encoded by the exons ATGGAAGGAAGAGGCGGAGGAGCAGGAGCGCCGTACAGCCCACGCACTGTGGATGAGGTTTTCAGAGACTTCAAGGGCCGCCGAGCCGGCATGATCAAAGCTCTTTCCACtg aTGTTGAAGATTTTTACGAGCAATGCGATCCTG agaagGAAAACCTTTGTTTGTATGGATTCCCAAATGAAGAATGGGAAGTTAATCTACCTGCTGAGGAAGTTCCTCCTGAACTTCCGGAACCTGCTTTGGGCATCAACTTTGCCAGAGATGGGATGCAAGAAAAGGATTTTTTATCTCTGGTAGCTGTTCACAGTGATGCATGGCTACTTTCAGTGGCTTTCTATTTTGGTGCCAGATTCGGTTTTGATAAGGCTGACAG GAAACGTCTCTTCACTATGATGAATGATTTACCAACAATATTTGAGGTTGTGACGGGAAGTGCAAAGAAACAATCAAAGGAGAAGTCATCAGTTACAACAAATCAAAGCATCCATAGGCCTAAGTCAAGCTCTAAAGGG CGAGGCTCTGATTCAAGCAAACAGTCGAAAATGATACCAAAGGATGAAGACGAGGGAATGGAcgaggaagatgatgatgaccaCAGCGATACTCTGTGTGGTGCATGCGGGGAGAACTATGCTTCCGATGAATTCTGGATTTGTTGCGACATATGTGAGAAGTGGTTTCATGGAAAGTGTGTGAAGATCACTCCTGCCAGAGCTGAGCACATCAAGCACTACAAGTGCCCCTCATGCAGCAACAAGAGAGTGCGGCCTTGA